A genomic segment from Triticum dicoccoides isolate Atlit2015 ecotype Zavitan chromosome 1A, WEW_v2.0, whole genome shotgun sequence encodes:
- the LOC119271337 gene encoding electron transfer flavoprotein-ubiquinone oxidoreductase, mitochondrial-like isoform X3: MLTKNKAWTLPSPFDNKGNYVISLSQLVRWMSVKAEELGVEVYPGFAASEILYDENQIVAGVATNDVGIAKDGSKRETFQPGVELRGRIILLAEGCRGSLSEKIITNHKLRESGQGQHQTYALGIKEVWEIEEGKHKPGSVVHTVGWPLDMKTYGGSFLYHLDDRQLAIGLVVALNYRNPFLSPYDEFQKFKQHPAIRTLLEGGTVLQYGARTLNEGGFQSIPNPVFPGGAIIGCSAGFLNVPKIKGSHTAMKSGMLAAEATFKALVEGSSIDLYWENLKKSWIWDELYRARNYRPAFEYGFIPGMALSAVERYIFKGKSPFTLKHGKPDHEATEMVNLHSPISYPKPDGQVSFDVPSSLYRSNTNHEHDQPPHLRLRDPAVPETVNLPQYAGPESRYCPARVYEYVSDENGDPKLHINAQNCLHCKACDIKDPKQNIEWTVPEGGGGPGYTVM, encoded by the exons ATGTTAACTAAGAACAAGGCATGGACACTTCCATCTCCTTTTGATAACAAAGGGAACTATGTAATAAG CTTGAGCCAATTGGTGCGATGGATGTCCGTAAAGGCTGAAGAATTAGGTGTTGAAGTGTATCCAGGGTTTGCTGCGAGTGAG ATCCTTTATGATGAAAATCAAATAGTCGCAGGCGTTGCAACCAATGATGTTGGTATTGCTAAAGATGGTAGTAAACGGGAAACTTTTCAACCGGGTGTGGAACTAAGAG GGCGAATAATACTTCTAGCTGAGGGTTGCCGGGGTTCATTATCAGAG AAAATAATAACGAATCACAAGCTCAGAGAAAGTGGGCAAGGCCAACATCAAACGTATGCTCTTGGAATCAAAGAG GTCTGGGAGATAGAAGAAGGAAAGCATAAGCCAGGTTCTGTGGTTCATACTGTAGGGTGGCCTTTGGACATGAAGACATATGGAGGATCATTTCTATACCACCTTGATGATAGACAG TTAGCAATTGGTCTGGTTGTTGCCTTGAATTATCGAAATCCTTTTCTCAGCCCATACGATGAGTTCCAG AAATTCAAGCAGCACCCTGCGATCAGAACACTTCTGGAAGGTGGAACAGTTCTTCAGTATGGTGCTCGTACTTTGAATGAAGGTGGTTTTCAG TCAATACCAAATCCAGTTTTCCCCGGTGGTGCAATTATTGGATGCTCTGCAGGGTTCCTAAATGTTCCCAAAATAAAAGGATCACATACCGCTATGAAATCAG GTATGCTTGCGGCAGAAGCAACTTTCAAGGCTCTGGTTGAAGGATCTTCCATTGATCTGTACTGGGAGAATCTCAAGAAGTCATGGATATGGGACGAACTCTATAGAGCTCGGAATTATAGACCA GCATTTGAATACGGATTTATTCCTGGCATGGCCTTGTCAGCAGTGGAACG CTACATATTCAAAGGGAAGTCACCTTTTACACTGAAGCATGGGAAGCCTGACCATGAAGCTACAGAA ATGGTCAATCTGCATTCGCCTATTTCGTATCCAAAACCAGATGGGCAGGTGTCCTTTGACGTTCCGTCTTCTTTATACAG GAGCAACACAAACCATGAGCATGACCAGCCTCCTCATCTCCGGTTGAGGGATCCTGCAGTACCTGAAACCGTAAATCTCCCACAGTATGCTGGACCAGAGTCGCGTTATTGTCCAGCTCGAGTTTACGA ATATGTATCTGACGAGAATGGTGACCCGAAGCTTCACATAAATGCTCAAAATTGTCTTCATTGCAAG GCTTGTGACATAAAAGATCCAAAGCAAAACATCGAGTGGACTGTCCCGGAAGGCGGAGGAGGACCTGGTTACACAGTGATGTGA
- the LOC119271337 gene encoding electron transfer flavoprotein-ubiquinone oxidoreductase, mitochondrial-like isoform X2: MHRVLRAAAAAAAGIATAPARRHRAPSWGAATARWFSVEREAMSYDVVIVGAGPAGLAAAIRLKQLCRAADTDLSVCVLEKGAEVGAHILSGNVFEPRALDELIPKWRQEDAPIRVPVSSDKFWMLTKNKAWTLPSPFDNKGNYVISLSQLVRWMSVKAEELGVEVYPGFAASEILYDENQIVAGVATNDVGIAKDGSKRETFQPGVELRGRIILLAEGCRGSLSEKIITNHKLRESGQGQHQTYALGIKEVWEIEEGKHKPGSVVHTVGWPLDMKTYGGSFLYHLDDRQLAIGLVVALNYRNPFLSPYDEFQKFKQHPAIRTLLEGGTVLQYGARTLNEGGFQSIPNPVFPGGAIIGCSAGFLNVPKIKGSHTAMKSGMLAAEATFKALVEGSSIDLYWENLKKSWIWDELYRARNYRPAFEYGFIPGMALSAVERYIFKGKSPFTLKHGKPDHEATEMVNLHSPISYPKPDGQVSFDVPSSLYRSNTNHEHDQPPHLRLRDPAVPETVNLPQYVSDENGDPKLHINAQNCLHCKACDIKDPKQNIEWTVPEGGGGPGYTVM; the protein is encoded by the exons ATGCATCGAGTCCTCcgcgcggctgcggcggcggccgcgGGGATCGCCACGGCCCCGGCTCGCCGCCACCGCGCGCCGAGCTGGGGCGCGGCCACGGCCAGGTGGTTCTCGGTCGAACGGGAGGCGATGAGCTACGACGTCGTGATCGTGGGCGCCGGCCCGGCGGGcctcgccgccgccatccggctgaagcagctctgcCGCGCGGCCGACACCGACCTCTCCGTCTGCGTCCTCGAGAAGGGAGCCGAAGTCG GTGCTCATATACTGTCAGGGAATGTGTTCGAGCCCCGtgcgttggatgagctcatcccgaAGTGGAGGCAAGAGGAT GCCCCAATCAGAGTCCCTGTTTCATCTGACAAGTTCTGGATGTTAACTAAGAACAAGGCATGGACACTTCCATCTCCTTTTGATAACAAAGGGAACTATGTAATAAG CTTGAGCCAATTGGTGCGATGGATGTCCGTAAAGGCTGAAGAATTAGGTGTTGAAGTGTATCCAGGGTTTGCTGCGAGTGAG ATCCTTTATGATGAAAATCAAATAGTCGCAGGCGTTGCAACCAATGATGTTGGTATTGCTAAAGATGGTAGTAAACGGGAAACTTTTCAACCGGGTGTGGAACTAAGAG GGCGAATAATACTTCTAGCTGAGGGTTGCCGGGGTTCATTATCAGAG AAAATAATAACGAATCACAAGCTCAGAGAAAGTGGGCAAGGCCAACATCAAACGTATGCTCTTGGAATCAAAGAG GTCTGGGAGATAGAAGAAGGAAAGCATAAGCCAGGTTCTGTGGTTCATACTGTAGGGTGGCCTTTGGACATGAAGACATATGGAGGATCATTTCTATACCACCTTGATGATAGACAG TTAGCAATTGGTCTGGTTGTTGCCTTGAATTATCGAAATCCTTTTCTCAGCCCATACGATGAGTTCCAG AAATTCAAGCAGCACCCTGCGATCAGAACACTTCTGGAAGGTGGAACAGTTCTTCAGTATGGTGCTCGTACTTTGAATGAAGGTGGTTTTCAG TCAATACCAAATCCAGTTTTCCCCGGTGGTGCAATTATTGGATGCTCTGCAGGGTTCCTAAATGTTCCCAAAATAAAAGGATCACATACCGCTATGAAATCAG GTATGCTTGCGGCAGAAGCAACTTTCAAGGCTCTGGTTGAAGGATCTTCCATTGATCTGTACTGGGAGAATCTCAAGAAGTCATGGATATGGGACGAACTCTATAGAGCTCGGAATTATAGACCA GCATTTGAATACGGATTTATTCCTGGCATGGCCTTGTCAGCAGTGGAACG CTACATATTCAAAGGGAAGTCACCTTTTACACTGAAGCATGGGAAGCCTGACCATGAAGCTACAGAA ATGGTCAATCTGCATTCGCCTATTTCGTATCCAAAACCAGATGGGCAGGTGTCCTTTGACGTTCCGTCTTCTTTATACAG GAGCAACACAAACCATGAGCATGACCAGCCTCCTCATCTCCGGTTGAGGGATCCTGCAGTACCTGAAACCGTAAATCTCCCACA ATATGTATCTGACGAGAATGGTGACCCGAAGCTTCACATAAATGCTCAAAATTGTCTTCATTGCAAG GCTTGTGACATAAAAGATCCAAAGCAAAACATCGAGTGGACTGTCCCGGAAGGCGGAGGAGGACCTGGTTACACAGTGATGTGA
- the LOC119271337 gene encoding electron transfer flavoprotein-ubiquinone oxidoreductase, mitochondrial-like isoform X1, giving the protein MHRVLRAAAAAAAGIATAPARRHRAPSWGAATARWFSVEREAMSYDVVIVGAGPAGLAAAIRLKQLCRAADTDLSVCVLEKGAEVGAHILSGNVFEPRALDELIPKWRQEDAPIRVPVSSDKFWMLTKNKAWTLPSPFDNKGNYVISLSQLVRWMSVKAEELGVEVYPGFAASEILYDENQIVAGVATNDVGIAKDGSKRETFQPGVELRGRIILLAEGCRGSLSEKIITNHKLRESGQGQHQTYALGIKEVWEIEEGKHKPGSVVHTVGWPLDMKTYGGSFLYHLDDRQLAIGLVVALNYRNPFLSPYDEFQKFKQHPAIRTLLEGGTVLQYGARTLNEGGFQSIPNPVFPGGAIIGCSAGFLNVPKIKGSHTAMKSGMLAAEATFKALVEGSSIDLYWENLKKSWIWDELYRARNYRPAFEYGFIPGMALSAVERYIFKGKSPFTLKHGKPDHEATEMVNLHSPISYPKPDGQVSFDVPSSLYRSNTNHEHDQPPHLRLRDPAVPETVNLPQYAGPESRYCPARVYEYVSDENGDPKLHINAQNCLHCKACDIKDPKQNIEWTVPEGGGGPGYTVM; this is encoded by the exons ATGCATCGAGTCCTCcgcgcggctgcggcggcggccgcgGGGATCGCCACGGCCCCGGCTCGCCGCCACCGCGCGCCGAGCTGGGGCGCGGCCACGGCCAGGTGGTTCTCGGTCGAACGGGAGGCGATGAGCTACGACGTCGTGATCGTGGGCGCCGGCCCGGCGGGcctcgccgccgccatccggctgaagcagctctgcCGCGCGGCCGACACCGACCTCTCCGTCTGCGTCCTCGAGAAGGGAGCCGAAGTCG GTGCTCATATACTGTCAGGGAATGTGTTCGAGCCCCGtgcgttggatgagctcatcccgaAGTGGAGGCAAGAGGAT GCCCCAATCAGAGTCCCTGTTTCATCTGACAAGTTCTGGATGTTAACTAAGAACAAGGCATGGACACTTCCATCTCCTTTTGATAACAAAGGGAACTATGTAATAAG CTTGAGCCAATTGGTGCGATGGATGTCCGTAAAGGCTGAAGAATTAGGTGTTGAAGTGTATCCAGGGTTTGCTGCGAGTGAG ATCCTTTATGATGAAAATCAAATAGTCGCAGGCGTTGCAACCAATGATGTTGGTATTGCTAAAGATGGTAGTAAACGGGAAACTTTTCAACCGGGTGTGGAACTAAGAG GGCGAATAATACTTCTAGCTGAGGGTTGCCGGGGTTCATTATCAGAG AAAATAATAACGAATCACAAGCTCAGAGAAAGTGGGCAAGGCCAACATCAAACGTATGCTCTTGGAATCAAAGAG GTCTGGGAGATAGAAGAAGGAAAGCATAAGCCAGGTTCTGTGGTTCATACTGTAGGGTGGCCTTTGGACATGAAGACATATGGAGGATCATTTCTATACCACCTTGATGATAGACAG TTAGCAATTGGTCTGGTTGTTGCCTTGAATTATCGAAATCCTTTTCTCAGCCCATACGATGAGTTCCAG AAATTCAAGCAGCACCCTGCGATCAGAACACTTCTGGAAGGTGGAACAGTTCTTCAGTATGGTGCTCGTACTTTGAATGAAGGTGGTTTTCAG TCAATACCAAATCCAGTTTTCCCCGGTGGTGCAATTATTGGATGCTCTGCAGGGTTCCTAAATGTTCCCAAAATAAAAGGATCACATACCGCTATGAAATCAG GTATGCTTGCGGCAGAAGCAACTTTCAAGGCTCTGGTTGAAGGATCTTCCATTGATCTGTACTGGGAGAATCTCAAGAAGTCATGGATATGGGACGAACTCTATAGAGCTCGGAATTATAGACCA GCATTTGAATACGGATTTATTCCTGGCATGGCCTTGTCAGCAGTGGAACG CTACATATTCAAAGGGAAGTCACCTTTTACACTGAAGCATGGGAAGCCTGACCATGAAGCTACAGAA ATGGTCAATCTGCATTCGCCTATTTCGTATCCAAAACCAGATGGGCAGGTGTCCTTTGACGTTCCGTCTTCTTTATACAG GAGCAACACAAACCATGAGCATGACCAGCCTCCTCATCTCCGGTTGAGGGATCCTGCAGTACCTGAAACCGTAAATCTCCCACAGTATGCTGGACCAGAGTCGCGTTATTGTCCAGCTCGAGTTTACGA ATATGTATCTGACGAGAATGGTGACCCGAAGCTTCACATAAATGCTCAAAATTGTCTTCATTGCAAG GCTTGTGACATAAAAGATCCAAAGCAAAACATCGAGTGGACTGTCCCGGAAGGCGGAGGAGGACCTGGTTACACAGTGATGTGA